From the genome of Brienomyrus brachyistius isolate T26 chromosome 8, BBRACH_0.4, whole genome shotgun sequence, one region includes:
- the thoc7 gene encoding THO complex subunit 7 homolog isoform X3: MLGTLAQCEFSMGKTVLVYNMNLREMENYEKIYADIEQSITSAHEKIAECKKEILRAKRIRKNRQEYDALAKVIQQHPDRHETMKQLKALDKELQQLSRIKENVEDKLELRKKQFHVLLSTIRELQQTLENDEKLESDESQDCTMDNGQ; encoded by the exons ATGCTGGGAACTCTGGCTCAGTGTGAGTTCTCAATGGGAAAGACTGTTCTGGTTTATAATATGAACCTCAGGGAAATGGAAAACTATGAGAAAATCTATGCTGATATTG AGCAAAGCATTACATCTGCCCATGAAAAGATCGCAGAATGCAAAAAGGAGATTCTCAGAGCCAAGCGCATCCGGAAAAATCGACAGG aaTATGATGCCCTGGCCAAGGTCATCCAGCAGCATCCAGACAGACACGAAACTATGAA GCAGCTCAAGGCGCTTGACAAAGAACTGCAGCAGCTGTCCCGCATCAAGGAGAACGTGGAGGACAAG CtcgagctgaggaagaagcaatTCCATGTACTGCTGAGCACCATCCGCGAGCTGCAGCAGACTCTGGAGA ATGATGAAAAGCTGGAGAGCGATGAATCCCAAGACTGCACCATGGACAATGGACAGTAG
- the psmd6 gene encoding 26S proteasome non-ATPase regulatory subunit 6, with translation MPLENLEEEGLPKNPDLRIAQLKFLLTLDDQKQDEKVVSELMEAIKTNNMAPYYESLCKELKWQVDAELMSKMKKENEEVLKRLDDVLEDAEKNLGESEIRDAMMAKAEYLIRIGDKEGALTAFRKTFDKTVALGHRLDIVFYLLRIGLFYMDNDLITRNTEKAKSLIEEGGDWDRRNRLKVYQGLYCVAIRDFKQAAELFLDTVSTFTSYELMDYKTFVTYTVYVSMIALKRPDLREKVIKGSEILEVLHGLPAVRQYLFSLYECRYSVFFQSLALVEQEMKKDWLFASHYRYYVREMRILAYSQLLESYRSLTLGYMAEAFGVSTEFIDQELSRFIAAGRLHCKIDKVNEIVETNRPDSKNWQYQETIKKGDLLLNRVQKLSRVINM, from the exons ATGCCGCTAGAAAATCTAGAAGAAGAAGGCTTGCCCAAAAATCCGGACTTGAGGATAGCGCAACTGAAGTTTCTTCTTACGCTGGACGACCAGAAGCAAGATGAGAAAGTTGTATCGGAGCTCATGGAGGCCATTAAGACGAATA ACATGGCTCCTTACTACGAGTCTCTGTGCAAGGAGCTGAAATGGCAAGTGGACGCGGAACTAATGAGCAAGATGAAGAAGGAAAACGAGGAGGTGCTGAAGCGCCTGGATGACGTGCTGGAAGATGCCGAGAAGAACCTGGGCGAGAGTGAAATCAGGGATGCCATGATGGCCAAAGCCGAATACCTGATCCGAATCGGGGATAAG GAAGGGGCATTGACCGCGTTCAGGAAAACCTTTGACAAGACCGTGGCTCTGGGACACCGGCTGGATATTGTGTTCTATCTGTTGAGGATAGGTTTGTTTTACATGGACAACGATCTCATAACACGCAACACTGAGAAAGCAAAGAG CCTCATCGAAGAAGGGGGTGACTGGGACAGAAGGAATCGGCTGAAAGTGTACCAGGGGCTCTACTGCGTCGCCATCAGGGACTTCAAGCAGGCAGCAGAGCTATTCCTGGACACAGTGTCCACCTTCACGTCGTACGAGCTCATGGACTACAAGACGTTCGTGACGTACACCGTGTATGTGAGCATGATCGCGCTGAAGCGGCCCGACCTCAGGGAAAAG GTGATAAAAGGCTCAGAGATTCTGGAAGTTCTGCATGGGTTGCCCGCTGTCCGCCAGTACCTGTTTTCACTGTACGAGTGTCGCTACTCTGTGTTCTTCCAGTCCCTGG CTTTGGTGGAGCAGGAGATGAAGAAGGACTGGCTGTTTGCTTCTCACTACCGTTACTATGTAAGGGAGATGCGGATTCTGGCCTACAGCCAGCTGCTGGAGTCCTACCGCTCGCTCACCCTTGGCTACATGGCGGAGGCCTTCGGCGTCAGCACAGAGTTCATCGACCA GGAATTGTCACGATTCATTGCTGCAGGCCGGCTCCACTGCAAAATTGATAAAGTGAACGAGATCGTGGAAACGAACAG GCCTGACAGTAAGAACTGGCAGTACCAAGAGACCATAAAAAAGGGAGACCTGCTGCTGAACAGAGTCCAGAAGCTTTCCAGAGTCATTAACATGTAG
- the LOC125747252 gene encoding ataxin-7 isoform X2: protein MSERADCDVRKEQRRAARQPKQQQRHIQQGEASTAMATVGERRSLPSPEIVLGQPWSDWLDVAKLHGNDGAESEESLKEFGKNREAMRLCRDDMPIFGQYPAQDDFFLVMCSHCGQVVKPQAFQAHYERRHSSVSKPPLVPMTTSMAYPLSGLPKSVTGMGWGGSGRPASGNGAALPPPKVVKVAKEKMAVHRRPPFPFKVLPDKTLTPVAKVEKPEPSLKLSHSSTLSVTVSPPTKLSLNYSSIPKAPLSCPGPVLNGQGLHADRKQDTNRRQLHKRVPEFNPDVHCGVLDIVARKPCTRSLTCKTHSLSQRRAVPGRRKRFDALLAEHKSQARDRELQRGSELPQQTPPLRDPHPSPARPGLEHHPAPPGTGEPKTPNPSLPRLTSGSSHTVGSSQGDPRLTQCSPHQPTCIADGVSHLSSDEGENEEREEGLEKLDCHYSGYHPRPAAYCTFDGRLFGRGCYVFGRRWDRVRSTFSTMVDKHVNSHLWKKIPPAPESSPSTTAHRTSTSSLLQSHTPYPAASLSPPLYAQSLDNKSVPSYGTALTARTPPPSAADHPAHSAPPRQVSSSPQMPSVFSTVPGRPPKPRPSSKSLRSKESLGSGCNSTGGGGGSAKKRKNSSPLPSHPPYPAEPSPSSSFKKNCAVTSGGSGSAIHPPLGYSSSSLSGMHGLGFNSAPSRMNSLGLKQEQPGRVPTSGSPAESIKRMSVVMNSSDSTLSLGPFVHQGASEQQTGFSHTHGVADGQPEGRKRKGPPSVGGIHSGPGRPKVAKSLSINNIHGKHGRGIPGTQGLTNSSLIQQPKARP, encoded by the exons ATGTCGGAAAGGGCCGATTGTGACGTCAGAAAGGAGCAGCGCAGAGCGGCCAGGCAGCCAAAGCAGCAACAGCGGCACATCCAGCAGGGAGAAGCCTCTACAGCAATGGCGACTGTAGGGGAGCGCAGATCTCTACCCAGTCCAGAAATCGTGCTGGGACAGCCTTGGAGCGACTGGCTGGATGTCGCGAAACTCCACGGGAACGACG GTGCGGAATCGGAAGAAAGTTTGAAAGAGTTCGGGAAAAATCGAGAAGCCATGAGGCTCTGCAGAGACG ACATGCCCATATTTGGCCAATACCCGGCGCAGGACGACTTCTTCCTGGTGATGTGCAGCCACTGTGGTCAGGTGGTCAAGCCGCAGGCCTTCCAAGCACATTATG AGAGAAGACACAGCTCGGTCAGTAAACCTCCCTTAGTGCCCATGACGACCTCCATGGCCTATCCGCTGTCTGGCCTGCCGAAGAGCGTCACGGGGATGGGATGGGGTGGCAGCGGACGCCCTGCCTCTGGGAACGGAGCCGCCCTGCCTCCACCTAAAGTCGTCAAGGTGGCCAAAGAGAAGATGGCGGTGCATAGGAGGCCCCCGTTTCCGTTTAAGGTGCTTCCTGACAAAAC GTTGACTCCAGTCGCAAAAGTGGAGAAGCCAGAGCCATCGCTGAAGCTCTCCCACAGCTCCACGTTGTCTGTCACTGTGAGCCCCCCCACGAAACTCAGCCTTAACTACTCCTCCATACCAAAGGCGCCCCTGTCGTGCCCGGGCCCAGTGCTCAATGGCCAGGGCCTTCATGCAGATAGGAAGCAGGACACTAACCGGAGACAGCTGCACAAGAGAGTACCTG AGTTCAATCCAGATGTCCACTGTGGAGTCCTGGACATAGTAGCACGAAAGCCATGCACAAGGTCTCTCACATGCAAG acacattccttaaGCCAGCGGAGGGCCGTGCCAGGCAGGAGGAAGCGGTTCGATGCCCTGCTGGCCGAGCATAAGAGCCAGGCCCGGGACCGGGAGCTACAGCGTGGCTCAGAGCTCCCCCAGCAGACGCCCCCCCTCAGGgaccctcacccctcccccgcccggcCCGGCCTGGAGCACCACCCCGCTCCCCCGGGCACCGGCGAGCCCAAGACCCCCAACCCCAGTCTTCCGCG GCTGACCAGCGGCTCATCACACACTGTCGGAAGCTCTCAGGGAGACCCCAGGCTGACCCAGTGCTCACCGCACCAGCCCACCTGCATCGCTGACGGGGTGTCCCACCTCTCCAGTGACGAGGGCGAGAACGAGGAGCGGGAAGAGGGCTTGGAGAAACTGGACTGCCACTATTCGGGTTACCACCCCCGGCCGGCAGCT TACTGCACCTTTGATGGCCGACTGTTCGGGAGAGGCTGCTATGTGTTCGGCCGACGATGGGACCGAGTTCGGAGCACCTTCAGCACCATGGTGGACAAACATGTCAACTCCCACCTCTGGAA GAAAATCCCCCCAGCCCCAGAGAGCTCACCATCCACCACAGCGCACAGGACAAGCACAAGCTCCCTGCTGCAGTCCCACACCCCCTATCCAGCCGCCAGCCTGTCCCCGCCCCTCTACGCACAGTCGCTCGACAACAAATCCGTGCCGTCGTATGGGACAGCCCTAACTGCCCGCACGCCTCCCCCAAGCGCCGCAGACCACCCCGCCCACAGTGCACCTCCTAGACAAGTGTCTTCGTCGCCCCAGATGCCTTCGGTCTTCTCGACCGTGCCCGGACGGCCCCCCAAGCCCAGACCCAGCAGCAAGTCCCTCAGGTCCAAGGAGTCCTTGGGCAGCGGCTGTAACAGCaccggtggtggggggggctcgGCCAAGAAGAGGAAGAACAGCTCGCCTCTGCCCTCGCACCCCCCCTACCCTGCGGAGCCATCCCCCTCTTCCTCCTTCAAGAAGAACTGTGCCGTGACCTCGGGTGGTTCAGGGAGCGCCATCCACCCGCCGCTTGGCTACTCCTCTTCCTCGCTCAGCGGCATGCACGGTCTGGGGTTCAACAGTGCCCCCAGCAGGATGAACTCTCTTGGTCTCAAGCAGGAGCAGCCTGGCAGGGTCCCGACATCGGGAAGCCCCGCCGAGTCCATTAAGCGCATGAGCGTGGTGATGAACAGCAGTGACTCCACCCTCTCCCTTGGGCCCTTCGTCCACCAAGGGGCCTCGGAGCAGCAGACAGGCTTCAGCCACACGCATGGCGTCGCTGACGGCCAGCCGGAGGGTAGGAAGCGGAAGGGCCCCCCCAGCGTTGGTGGTATCCACAGCGGCCCAGGGAGACCCAAGGTGGCCAAGTCGCTGTCCATCAACAACATCCATGGCAAACATGGCCGTGGTATCCCAGGGACGCAGGGCCTGACGAACAGCTCACTCATACAACAG CCGAAGGCACGTCCCTGA
- the thoc7 gene encoding THO complex subunit 7 homolog isoform X2: MNEVIRKRLLIDGDGAGDDRRINVLLKSFTKWCYSSGSPEEGFTQYQRMLGTLAQCEFSMGKTVLVYNMNLREMENYEKIYADIEQSITSAHEKIAECKKEILRAKRIRKNRQEYDALAKVIQQHPDRHETMKQLKALDKELQQLSRIKENVEDKLELRKKQFHVLLSTIRELQQTLENDEKLESDESQDCTMDNGQ, from the exons ATGA ACGAAGTTATTCGGAAACGCCTTCTGATTGACGGCGACGGAGCTGGCGACGACCGGCGCATCAATGTGCTCCTGAAAAGCTTCACAAAATGGTGCTACTCCAGTGGATCCCCCGAGGAAGG GTTTACGCAATACCAGCGGATGCTGGGAACTCTGGCTCAGTGTGAGTTCTCAATGGGAAAGACTGTTCTGGTTTATAATATGAACCTCAGGGAAATGGAAAACTATGAGAAAATCTATGCTGATATTG AGCAAAGCATTACATCTGCCCATGAAAAGATCGCAGAATGCAAAAAGGAGATTCTCAGAGCCAAGCGCATCCGGAAAAATCGACAGG aaTATGATGCCCTGGCCAAGGTCATCCAGCAGCATCCAGACAGACACGAAACTATGAA GCAGCTCAAGGCGCTTGACAAAGAACTGCAGCAGCTGTCCCGCATCAAGGAGAACGTGGAGGACAAG CtcgagctgaggaagaagcaatTCCATGTACTGCTGAGCACCATCCGCGAGCTGCAGCAGACTCTGGAGA ATGATGAAAAGCTGGAGAGCGATGAATCCCAAGACTGCACCATGGACAATGGACAGTAG
- the LOC125747987 gene encoding uncharacterized protein LOC125747987 isoform X2, with product MRSPQLQCVHWRPSLPRFLRKLSPKAAGGFSSVRCLVSPPAGHPTALRLEDATKKMRRCFQKLWPPFRRDAGRAGGRHVVRESPDPPHPPSRWRLLHPQDQGRSQCHRLLMAPSFDDLTGSSISKGLSPSAQHTASMQMDLVEEETQKYFGSKLVLRSRRLSQSVSISRPATHTRKVADKKGNKKYAFWRRKSRRKPAKRTRRTSRLTIEQLQGQVDGLIDAVVDSSTRLIAQRQSELEQCQEVGRGMLQSSSQLQRVSKKAVHRPHWRNASAICWWCC from the exons GCTGCAGTGCGTACATTGGCGACCTTCTCTTCCGAGGTTCCTGAGAAAACTATCGCCGAAAGCAGCAGGTGGCTTCAGTTCAGTCCGCTGCTTAGTGTCCCCTCCTGCTGGGCATCCCACGGCACTTAGGCTAGAGGATGCCACAAAGAAGATGCGGAGATGTTTCCAGAAACTGTGGCCTCCCTTCCGCCGGGACGCAGGACGCGCAGGTGGGCGCCATGTCGTGAGAGAGAGCCCCGATCCGCCACACCCTCCATCTAGGTGGCGCCTTCTGCATCCACAAGACCAGGGGAGGAGCCAGTGCCACAGGCTCCTAATGGCGCCGTCATTCGATgatctgacaggcagcagcatcagcaaagGCCTCAGCCCTTCTGCACAACATACTG CCTCCATGCAGATGGATCTGGTGGAGGAAGAGACACAGAAATACTTTGGGTCAAAGCTGGTGTTAAGGTCCAGGCGACTGTCCCAGAGCGTCTCCATCTCAAGGCCAGCCACCCACACCCGGAAG GTAGCAGATAAAAAGGGAAACAAGAAATATGCATTCTGGAGAAGAAAATCCAGGAGGAAACCAGCCAAAAGAACCAGGAGGACATCAAGACTGACAATAGAGCAGCTGCAGGGTCAG GTGGACGGCCTAATCGACGCCGTGGTGGACAGCTCCACGCGCCTGATAGCACAGCGCCAGTCAGAGCTGGAGCAGTGCCAGGAAGTGGGCCGGGGGATGCTGCAGAGCAGCAGCCAGTTGCAGAGGGTCTCCAAGAAGGCAGTGCACAGACCCCACTGGAGGAACGCAAGCGCCATCTGCTGGTGGTGCTGCTAG
- the LOC125747252 gene encoding ataxin-7 isoform X1: MSERADCDVRKEQRRAARQPKQQQRHIQQGEASTAMATVGERRSLPSPEIVLGQPWSDWLDVAKLHGNDGAESEESLKEFGKNREAMRLCRDDMPIFGQYPAQDDFFLVMCSHCGQVVKPQAFQAHYERRHSSVSKPPLVPMTTSMAYPLSGLPKSVTGMGWGGSGRPASGNGAALPPPKVVKVAKEKMAVHRRPPFPFKVLPDKTLTPVAKVEKPEPSLKLSHSSTLSVTVSPPTKLSLNYSSIPKAPLSCPGPVLNGQGLHADRKQDTNRRQLHKRVPAEFNPDVHCGVLDIVARKPCTRSLTCKTHSLSQRRAVPGRRKRFDALLAEHKSQARDRELQRGSELPQQTPPLRDPHPSPARPGLEHHPAPPGTGEPKTPNPSLPRLTSGSSHTVGSSQGDPRLTQCSPHQPTCIADGVSHLSSDEGENEEREEGLEKLDCHYSGYHPRPAAYCTFDGRLFGRGCYVFGRRWDRVRSTFSTMVDKHVNSHLWKKIPPAPESSPSTTAHRTSTSSLLQSHTPYPAASLSPPLYAQSLDNKSVPSYGTALTARTPPPSAADHPAHSAPPRQVSSSPQMPSVFSTVPGRPPKPRPSSKSLRSKESLGSGCNSTGGGGGSAKKRKNSSPLPSHPPYPAEPSPSSSFKKNCAVTSGGSGSAIHPPLGYSSSSLSGMHGLGFNSAPSRMNSLGLKQEQPGRVPTSGSPAESIKRMSVVMNSSDSTLSLGPFVHQGASEQQTGFSHTHGVADGQPEGRKRKGPPSVGGIHSGPGRPKVAKSLSINNIHGKHGRGIPGTQGLTNSSLIQQPKARP; this comes from the exons ATGTCGGAAAGGGCCGATTGTGACGTCAGAAAGGAGCAGCGCAGAGCGGCCAGGCAGCCAAAGCAGCAACAGCGGCACATCCAGCAGGGAGAAGCCTCTACAGCAATGGCGACTGTAGGGGAGCGCAGATCTCTACCCAGTCCAGAAATCGTGCTGGGACAGCCTTGGAGCGACTGGCTGGATGTCGCGAAACTCCACGGGAACGACG GTGCGGAATCGGAAGAAAGTTTGAAAGAGTTCGGGAAAAATCGAGAAGCCATGAGGCTCTGCAGAGACG ACATGCCCATATTTGGCCAATACCCGGCGCAGGACGACTTCTTCCTGGTGATGTGCAGCCACTGTGGTCAGGTGGTCAAGCCGCAGGCCTTCCAAGCACATTATG AGAGAAGACACAGCTCGGTCAGTAAACCTCCCTTAGTGCCCATGACGACCTCCATGGCCTATCCGCTGTCTGGCCTGCCGAAGAGCGTCACGGGGATGGGATGGGGTGGCAGCGGACGCCCTGCCTCTGGGAACGGAGCCGCCCTGCCTCCACCTAAAGTCGTCAAGGTGGCCAAAGAGAAGATGGCGGTGCATAGGAGGCCCCCGTTTCCGTTTAAGGTGCTTCCTGACAAAAC GTTGACTCCAGTCGCAAAAGTGGAGAAGCCAGAGCCATCGCTGAAGCTCTCCCACAGCTCCACGTTGTCTGTCACTGTGAGCCCCCCCACGAAACTCAGCCTTAACTACTCCTCCATACCAAAGGCGCCCCTGTCGTGCCCGGGCCCAGTGCTCAATGGCCAGGGCCTTCATGCAGATAGGAAGCAGGACACTAACCGGAGACAGCTGCACAAGAGAGTACCTG CAGAGTTCAATCCAGATGTCCACTGTGGAGTCCTGGACATAGTAGCACGAAAGCCATGCACAAGGTCTCTCACATGCAAG acacattccttaaGCCAGCGGAGGGCCGTGCCAGGCAGGAGGAAGCGGTTCGATGCCCTGCTGGCCGAGCATAAGAGCCAGGCCCGGGACCGGGAGCTACAGCGTGGCTCAGAGCTCCCCCAGCAGACGCCCCCCCTCAGGgaccctcacccctcccccgcccggcCCGGCCTGGAGCACCACCCCGCTCCCCCGGGCACCGGCGAGCCCAAGACCCCCAACCCCAGTCTTCCGCG GCTGACCAGCGGCTCATCACACACTGTCGGAAGCTCTCAGGGAGACCCCAGGCTGACCCAGTGCTCACCGCACCAGCCCACCTGCATCGCTGACGGGGTGTCCCACCTCTCCAGTGACGAGGGCGAGAACGAGGAGCGGGAAGAGGGCTTGGAGAAACTGGACTGCCACTATTCGGGTTACCACCCCCGGCCGGCAGCT TACTGCACCTTTGATGGCCGACTGTTCGGGAGAGGCTGCTATGTGTTCGGCCGACGATGGGACCGAGTTCGGAGCACCTTCAGCACCATGGTGGACAAACATGTCAACTCCCACCTCTGGAA GAAAATCCCCCCAGCCCCAGAGAGCTCACCATCCACCACAGCGCACAGGACAAGCACAAGCTCCCTGCTGCAGTCCCACACCCCCTATCCAGCCGCCAGCCTGTCCCCGCCCCTCTACGCACAGTCGCTCGACAACAAATCCGTGCCGTCGTATGGGACAGCCCTAACTGCCCGCACGCCTCCCCCAAGCGCCGCAGACCACCCCGCCCACAGTGCACCTCCTAGACAAGTGTCTTCGTCGCCCCAGATGCCTTCGGTCTTCTCGACCGTGCCCGGACGGCCCCCCAAGCCCAGACCCAGCAGCAAGTCCCTCAGGTCCAAGGAGTCCTTGGGCAGCGGCTGTAACAGCaccggtggtggggggggctcgGCCAAGAAGAGGAAGAACAGCTCGCCTCTGCCCTCGCACCCCCCCTACCCTGCGGAGCCATCCCCCTCTTCCTCCTTCAAGAAGAACTGTGCCGTGACCTCGGGTGGTTCAGGGAGCGCCATCCACCCGCCGCTTGGCTACTCCTCTTCCTCGCTCAGCGGCATGCACGGTCTGGGGTTCAACAGTGCCCCCAGCAGGATGAACTCTCTTGGTCTCAAGCAGGAGCAGCCTGGCAGGGTCCCGACATCGGGAAGCCCCGCCGAGTCCATTAAGCGCATGAGCGTGGTGATGAACAGCAGTGACTCCACCCTCTCCCTTGGGCCCTTCGTCCACCAAGGGGCCTCGGAGCAGCAGACAGGCTTCAGCCACACGCATGGCGTCGCTGACGGCCAGCCGGAGGGTAGGAAGCGGAAGGGCCCCCCCAGCGTTGGTGGTATCCACAGCGGCCCAGGGAGACCCAAGGTGGCCAAGTCGCTGTCCATCAACAACATCCATGGCAAACATGGCCGTGGTATCCCAGGGACGCAGGGCCTGACGAACAGCTCACTCATACAACAG CCGAAGGCACGTCCCTGA
- the thoc7 gene encoding THO complex subunit 7 homolog isoform X1 codes for MGAVTDDEVIRKRLLIDGDGAGDDRRINVLLKSFTKWCYSSGSPEEGFTQYQRMLGTLAQCEFSMGKTVLVYNMNLREMENYEKIYADIEQSITSAHEKIAECKKEILRAKRIRKNRQEYDALAKVIQQHPDRHETMKQLKALDKELQQLSRIKENVEDKLELRKKQFHVLLSTIRELQQTLENDEKLESDESQDCTMDNGQ; via the exons ATGGGGGCTGTTACAGATG ACGAAGTTATTCGGAAACGCCTTCTGATTGACGGCGACGGAGCTGGCGACGACCGGCGCATCAATGTGCTCCTGAAAAGCTTCACAAAATGGTGCTACTCCAGTGGATCCCCCGAGGAAGG GTTTACGCAATACCAGCGGATGCTGGGAACTCTGGCTCAGTGTGAGTTCTCAATGGGAAAGACTGTTCTGGTTTATAATATGAACCTCAGGGAAATGGAAAACTATGAGAAAATCTATGCTGATATTG AGCAAAGCATTACATCTGCCCATGAAAAGATCGCAGAATGCAAAAAGGAGATTCTCAGAGCCAAGCGCATCCGGAAAAATCGACAGG aaTATGATGCCCTGGCCAAGGTCATCCAGCAGCATCCAGACAGACACGAAACTATGAA GCAGCTCAAGGCGCTTGACAAAGAACTGCAGCAGCTGTCCCGCATCAAGGAGAACGTGGAGGACAAG CtcgagctgaggaagaagcaatTCCATGTACTGCTGAGCACCATCCGCGAGCTGCAGCAGACTCTGGAGA ATGATGAAAAGCTGGAGAGCGATGAATCCCAAGACTGCACCATGGACAATGGACAGTAG
- the LOC125747987 gene encoding uncharacterized protein LOC125747987 isoform X1, with product MRTCRLQCVHWRPSLPRFLRKLSPKAAGGFSSVRCLVSPPAGHPTALRLEDATKKMRRCFQKLWPPFRRDAGRAGGRHVVRESPDPPHPPSRWRLLHPQDQGRSQCHRLLMAPSFDDLTGSSISKGLSPSAQHTASMQMDLVEEETQKYFGSKLVLRSRRLSQSVSISRPATHTRKVADKKGNKKYAFWRRKSRRKPAKRTRRTSRLTIEQLQGQVDGLIDAVVDSSTRLIAQRQSELEQCQEVGRGMLQSSSQLQRVSKKAVHRPHWRNASAICWWCC from the exons ATGAGGACGTGCAG GCTGCAGTGCGTACATTGGCGACCTTCTCTTCCGAGGTTCCTGAGAAAACTATCGCCGAAAGCAGCAGGTGGCTTCAGTTCAGTCCGCTGCTTAGTGTCCCCTCCTGCTGGGCATCCCACGGCACTTAGGCTAGAGGATGCCACAAAGAAGATGCGGAGATGTTTCCAGAAACTGTGGCCTCCCTTCCGCCGGGACGCAGGACGCGCAGGTGGGCGCCATGTCGTGAGAGAGAGCCCCGATCCGCCACACCCTCCATCTAGGTGGCGCCTTCTGCATCCACAAGACCAGGGGAGGAGCCAGTGCCACAGGCTCCTAATGGCGCCGTCATTCGATgatctgacaggcagcagcatcagcaaagGCCTCAGCCCTTCTGCACAACATACTG CCTCCATGCAGATGGATCTGGTGGAGGAAGAGACACAGAAATACTTTGGGTCAAAGCTGGTGTTAAGGTCCAGGCGACTGTCCCAGAGCGTCTCCATCTCAAGGCCAGCCACCCACACCCGGAAG GTAGCAGATAAAAAGGGAAACAAGAAATATGCATTCTGGAGAAGAAAATCCAGGAGGAAACCAGCCAAAAGAACCAGGAGGACATCAAGACTGACAATAGAGCAGCTGCAGGGTCAG GTGGACGGCCTAATCGACGCCGTGGTGGACAGCTCCACGCGCCTGATAGCACAGCGCCAGTCAGAGCTGGAGCAGTGCCAGGAAGTGGGCCGGGGGATGCTGCAGAGCAGCAGCCAGTTGCAGAGGGTCTCCAAGAAGGCAGTGCACAGACCCCACTGGAGGAACGCAAGCGCCATCTGCTGGTGGTGCTGCTAG